In the genome of Thalassophryne amazonica chromosome 6, fThaAma1.1, whole genome shotgun sequence, the window CACCTCTCGTACCGCTGGTAACTTAAGATTCCGCTCTATGGTTCTGCTCACCATTATGCTGTTGTTGTGTCGTCTGTAGTATTTTattgcaaacacctggaataatcagTCTTCTTGTGGACAAACATCCTCCAAAAGGATCAGCTAAGACATCTCTGCTGTAATATTCACAGGGTCAAACTCTCCCCTTATTTAATGTTATATGCTAACAACATTAGTACTTTTAGAAGCTCTCAGTAGCTTTGACCATTTGGTCCAGTAAATgtacgattactgagaaaataagtggctcataatttttaatgtccacaacaaagtaaatcaTTATGTGAACCAGGctgaaaacatgtttatttctgctgtaaagttggacattttgacATTAACTCCTCTGAGAATGTGCACATTCCCAAAGAGAGCAACAAAAAATAttgcagtcaaggaactgcaatattTGTTTACTTCGCAGAAGGTTGAAAATGATGGCATTGAAGTTTACTGCTTGGATTTAATAAACAGCCGAACCAAGGCTAGCCTGTTACCTTAGCTGGTTTGGACTCACAGCGAGGGCGTGTTCAGGgttctttcatcacacactgagccctccacgctccgcccctttatgcattaaaggAGTTCATCATGAATCAATGCAGGAGGGGCTGCCAACAGCTAGATACGTCTTCATATCAGCTGttccgggtctctatagaaaacctacagGTGACATCAATCAAGCATTGTTTAGGACAGGTGCAGTCTATGATCAACATGGACAGACTGACATCAATTagcaaaaaaccaaacaaaaaaaaaagatataaatGTAACGCGGTGTACTCTGGAGCTTCAGCATGGCAACTGCAGTCTGCTGAGAGCAGCTTCACTTTCTCGAAGTTTGGCCTTCATTCTTGCGATCTTTTCATCTTGAGCCATCTCATTAAAGTCAACCTCATGACCCGGAACTGTGGTAGAAAAAGAATCTTTCCGGGTCCAGCTGTGGCTGCCAGTGGCACTGTCAGCACTCTGAGATGCTTCATAGCTCTGCTCTGGACTCACAAAGGGATCACTGTCTGCAGCAGACACCTCTGAAGTTGCACCAAGACCGCCAACTGGTCTGGACAGCCCTAAAGTTGCACCAAGACCGCCAACTGGTCTGGACAGCCCTGAAGTTGTACCGAGACCGCCAACTGGTCTGGACAGCCCTGAAGTTGCACAGAGACCGCCAACTGGTCTGGACAGCTCTGAAGGCGCACCGAGACCGCCAACTCGTCTGGACACCTGTGGAGTCACACCGAGACCGCCAACTGGTCTGGACATCTCTGAAGTCGCACTGAGTCTGCCAACTGGTCTGGACATCTCTGAAGTCGCACTGAGACCGCCAACTGGTCTGGACACCTTTGGAGTCGCACTGAGACCGCCAACTGGTCTGGACATCTCTGAAGTCAGACTGAGACCGCCAACTGGTCTGGACACCTGTGGAGTCACACCGAGACCGCCAACTGGTCTGGACATCTCTGAAGTCGCACTGAGTCTGCCAACTGGTCTGGACATCTCTGAAGTCGCACTGAGTCTGCCAACTGGTCTGGACATCTCTGAAGTCGCACTGAGACCGCCAACTGGTCTGGACACCTTTGGAGTTGCACTGAGACCGCCAACTGGTCTGGACATCTCTGAAGTCAGACTGAGACCGCCAACTGGTCTGGATACCTGTGGAGTCACACTGAGACCGCTAACTGGTCTGGACAGCTGTGGAGTCGCACCGAGACCGCCAACAGGTCTGGACACCTTTGAAATCGCACTGAGACCACCAACTGGTCTGGTCACCTCTGGAGTTGCACTGAGACCACCAACTGGTCTGGACACCTCTGGACTCTCACAGAGATCGCCACACGGACTCGCACAGGGACAGCCGAGTGCAGTGGCTACTTCTCCCTTGTCCCTTTGAGGATGAAACAAAAGACTTTCTCTGGCTGCTTGTCTGTTTGCAGGCTGGCTGTGCTCATCCTGACACAGGTTGTCCACTGTAAACACACCAGCAGGTAGCGGGATGGAAGGATGGGCCACTTTGGATGGAGGTTCATAATGGTCCTGACTTTCATTATGTTGGACATCATGTGTCGTATGCATCCTCTTCCCCTGGTCATGGCTTAGTAAGTCCTGAAAGACAAATAACATGCACAGCATAACCAAGAGACTTACGATCTGGGGAAAAAACCTTGAACTTGTTCATAGTGAAGAAGCTCAAACAGAAGGTTTCAGGTGTTCATACTATGACTTATGGTGCATCCAGACAGTATTCCCAGCGCTTCAACTTTTCCACAtttcttttttcctctcaaaattctacacacaacaccccataataacaatgtgaaagtttttatttttgttttgagatttttgcaaatttattattattaataataatgataatttaaaaaaccctaagaaatcacacgtccataagtattcacagcctttgccatgaagctcaaaattgagctcacgtgcctcctgtttccactaatcatccttgagatgtttctacagcttaactggagtccacctggggtaaattcagttgtgtccagctgtgtccaggtgcagtatgggtgatagggtaatctcagtacgttcacgacaggagaatgcatttgagacactctgatcaggctccacagacaacagcactaAACTCCAGTGCCTAAAACTCGTGAAtacattctctgcatttatagacattattgtgtttgcgtttattaaattccacgcatcttaaacgtagcaagtagcaacacagatgatctggaattttgttttggcaagttttcaaggtctctactgccatctactggccagtagtgttcatggcagtactcaaactgaagctgggctgatattttcaatcactgtactctgttccagctcaaactgtaccacagaaccgcagtataaaagttcagagcgcaagatttatgttctcacacacattgtacgttcaaaaaccacacgtcggactcgtgtttccagaagcaaaacgtaaacagaagctttatttcaaacttaatttacaaaaactctcagtgggagacatcaaagttaaaaaaaaaaaacattacaagacaggtccgtggtgtttgcacaggcacagtgcgagcggttggatgcttgtagcgcttcagcagcgggataccctcatgacggctgaccagaatatcaaacaggtttgattttcatctgaccatacaatcactgatcaggaggtggtcgtgagatgttaaatgcagcttgttactccatgtataccaaACAATGCAGgatgcgcaattaacctgaaactccgtgcaatccaaaaaattctcgcacgaatgaaaaatcagctgaaaaagggtcaaaactcacactggcaccaacttttttttttttttgaaaatgttttttttaaacaaataaaaaatggcatattttacaaaagcacatttatctctaaacaccaacacacgacacacctcacacattaacatgttggtttacatagaatggatCAAAACAACAGCAAACTTTTTTCTCCCTTCAAGTTTTTATTCTCCTCTTTTCATCGGATCCTGTGCCATTTTACACAAACTGTATTACAATACAGGACTAGAGCACCTGGAGGATTACAATGACGAGCATTTCAACAAACTCTGCATCATGGGACGCACTCAAAAGACTAAAAAACCATGCACAGTAGAATCCGCTTCATCATCATCTGATCTTTCACCTCAGTGTTCTCCTGCTAAACCATTGGACAGCCCAGAAATGACAAACCTTTTACTATCTATAAAGGAGTGATTATCTTCTCTGGACTCAAGAGTCGCGCTGATTGAACTCCTGCATAAAGAATTCCAAGAACTCCGCCGCAGTTTATAATACAGTCAACATCAAATCGTATCTCTCACTAAGGAAAACGCATCACTACAAAACACCGTCATCTCGCTCACAAACCAACTCTCCACTGTTTCAACCCAGCTCGCCACTCTCACGACCGAAAATAAAACTATGAATGAAACTGTCCTGGATATACAAGCACGCAGTATGAGGGACAACTTGATTTTCACGGTCATTCAGGACCCACACATCGACGACCCCGAAAAACTGGTAAAAGACTTCATGATTAAAGCACTCAAACTCCCACCAGATACTGTCAACATCAATTTCCACCGTGTGCACCATTTAGGACCCAAGCTCCCCAACTCCATCGACCCCGGCCCATTATCGTgaagtttgaacatttcaaacaaaAAGAATTAGTCCAAAGGCAAGGCAGACAACTGAAAGGGACCCATTACGGACTTAATGACCAATACCCACAAGAGATCATCCGCAGACGCAAGCAGTTATTTCCCATACGCAAGGACATGATGAAGCAAGGTAAAAAAGTAGTCATCACAGTTGATAAATTGTACATTGACGGACAACTGTTTAGAGACAAAAACATTACACCCTGGCTTTACGAACATTACATTACCACCTGTGTTTTCTGTCGTACTCTTTCTACCCAGAAGCTAAATCTAATTGCACCGCGCTCACACCTATCACACTGTACATACCATGCACGTATTTCATTGCTCGCTTATGTCGTTTCTCTTGTTTTATTTGTTCATGTTATTGCTTCTTTTGTTGTATGTCTGGGGATGtctccattttttttcttccttttctccCCTTCTCCTTAACATTTATTGCGCTCCaaaccacacatgcacacacatcacaATCTCACCCTTACACACACTTGCAGACTTATTCATACACACATAGCATTCCAGATTACCATAAAAATAACAAATTATGCAGCTTAAATTTGTAACATGGAACATTCGAGGGGTTGGCTCTCCGGCAAAGAAAATTAAAgttctaaattatttacatagCATTCATGCAGACATCTGTCTCTTACAAGAATTTACCAATTCCTTTTCTTCTCCATATAATTCAAAACAAAGAGGAGTATGTAtcctaataaataaaaaaatatattttagtcATAACAACAATTACAGATCCAGAAGGGCGCTTTATTATCATCAACATTTCCATTAACAATAACCCAATCACAATTGTTAACATTTATGGTCCGAATTTCGATGATCCTACCTTCTTTCATAATCTATTTTCATCTATTTCTAATCATTCTCACTGCCCAGTAATTGTAGGAGGTGACATCAATACAGTCATTAACCCATCAATAGACAGATCAAAAATCTCAAATAAACCTTGTCATTCTACTATAACTATACAGCAGTTCATGAGTGATTTTGGTCTTGGTGATGGTTGGAGACTTCTACACCCAAATGCCcgtgaatacatttttttttcatcagttcACCAATCTTACTCtcgtattgatttatttttgacaagcAACTCAATCATACCCAATATTTCCGAATCTGAAATATATCAAATCACCATCAGTGACCACTCCGTAACATTCACTTGGAACTTGCCTGCTTTTCAGAAAATGCTCTAGCAGATGGCGTTTTAACATCTCTTTTAGAGGACTCAGAATTCGACAGTTACTTTAAGAGAGAGGGGACATCCTTCCTTGAAATAAATGACTCCCCAAAGTCTTCACCAACAATACTCTGGGAAACTTGGAAAGCCGTTCTGCGAGGTAAAATAATATCATTCTCTGCCCataaaaagaaagtagaaaaggaaaaacaaacagttaGAAATGAAAATTAAAGAATTGGATGCAACAAAACCAAATGAAATTATATACAATGAACtcagaaaaaataaacttttgctaaattaaataattaacaaacaaaatctattccTTATTCATAGACAGAGAAGAATCATTCCACCACAGCAATAAATCTGGCAAATACCTAGCAAACCAAatcaaaagaaacaaagaaaaaacaacttcCATCATGAACTCAGCAGGGGAGCCAACCAGTGCTccacaagaaataaataaaatattccaaGACTATTACACAAATTTGTACTCCTCTGATTTGAACCCAAGTCAAGAAGACATAAATCAATTTCTCAACAACATTAATTTACCAAAGCTTAACAcagaacaaacaaatgcattAGAATTATCAATTTCAGAAAAAGAACTTCACTCTGCTCTTAACTTAATGCCCAACAATAAAGCAACAGGACCTGATGGCTTCCCTGCTGAGTTCTACAAACACTTTTGGTAAATCCTATCTCCATTATTTATGAGAACAAtagatgaaataaaacaaaatctcaAATTCCCAACACACATGAACACAGCACTTATATCACTTCTCCCCAAACCCAATAAAGACCCCACCCTGGCATCAAATTATCGCCCAATTTCACTCATCAATGTAGATCTCAAAATCATCAGTAAAGCACTAGCCCTCAGAATTGAAAAAGTCATACCATACATTATTCACCCTGACCAAACCGGCTTTATCAAAGGAAGACAATCATCCAGCAATACCCGCAGATTATACAACCTAATGCATTATTCAT includes:
- the LOC117512901 gene encoding uncharacterized protein LOC117512901 gives rise to the protein MDDLDALEVYIPMEAEVKSIPVSSLPKTMLTKERFPLNGSEVPLTDSPNAVWISPAVIRMKGQLAATRESIVSLLSERLKTAQGPYNMAFVSSNHTAYRVLKDTLPGSKVSSTTSHTPLLPLGNKAQTRQNVLVIHCGQIYLNIKRPACGCKGGRNRMPNPPMPGTHKMDLLSHDQGKRMHTTHDVQHNESQDHYEPPSKVAHPSIPLPAGVFTVDNLCQDEHSQPANRQAARESLLFHPQRDKGEVATALGCPCASPCGDLCESPEVSRPVGGLSATPEVTRPVGGLSAISKVSRPVGGLGATPQLSRPVSGLSVTPQVSRPVGGLSLTSEMSRPVGGLSATPKVSRPVGGLSATSEMSRPVGRLSATSEMSRPVGRLSATSEMSRPVGGLGVTPQVSRPVGGLSLTSEMSRPVGGLSATPKVSRPVGGLSATSEMSRPVGRLSATSEMSRPVGGLGVTPQVSRRVGGLGAPSELSRPVGGLCATSGLSRPVGGLGTTSGLSRPVGGLGATLGLSRPVGGLGATSEVSAADSDPFVSPEQSYEASQSADSATGSHSWTRKDSFSTTVPGHEVDFNEMAQDEKIARMKAKLRESEAALSRLQLPC